One window of the Fusobacterium animalis 7_1 genome contains the following:
- the guaB gene encoding IMP dehydrogenase codes for MMNGKIVKEGITFDDVLLIPAKSNVLPNEVSLKTRLTKKITLNLPILSAAMDTVTESDLAIALARQGGIGFIHKNMSIEEQAAEVDRVKRSESGMITNPITLNKDSRVFQAEELMSRYKISGLPVIEDDGKLIGIITNRDIKYRKELDQPVGDIMTSKGLITAPVGTTLEQAKEILLANRIEKLPITDQNGYLKGLITIKDIDNIIQYPNACKDNLGKLRCGAAVGIAHDTIERVRALVKAGVDIITVDSAHGHSQGVINMIKEIKKNFPDLDVIGGNIVTAEAAKELIEAGVSAVKVGIGPGSICTTRVVAGVGVPQLTAVNDVYEYCKDKNIGVIADGGIKLSGDIVKALAAGGDCVMLGGLLAGTKEAPGEEIILEGRRFKIYVGMGSIAAMKRGSKDRYFQAEERDNSKLVPEGIEGRIAYKGSVKDVIFQLAGGIRAGMGYCGTKTIKDLQINGKFVKITGAGLIESHPHDITITKEAPNYSK; via the coding sequence ATGATGAATGGAAAAATTGTAAAAGAAGGAATAACCTTTGATGATGTTCTATTAATACCTGCAAAATCTAATGTACTTCCCAATGAAGTCAGTTTAAAAACAAGGCTTACAAAAAAAATCACATTAAATTTACCAATTTTAAGTGCTGCTATGGATACAGTTACTGAATCAGACTTAGCAATAGCTCTTGCAAGACAAGGAGGAATAGGTTTTATTCATAAAAATATGTCTATTGAAGAACAAGCAGCTGAGGTTGACAGAGTAAAAAGATCAGAAAGTGGTATGATAACAAATCCTATAACACTTAATAAAGATAGTAGAGTTTTCCAAGCAGAAGAATTAATGAGTAGATATAAAATTTCAGGTTTACCTGTAATAGAAGATGACGGAAAATTAATAGGAATAATTACAAATAGAGATATTAAATATCGTAAGGAGCTTGATCAACCTGTTGGAGATATAATGACAAGTAAAGGTTTAATCACTGCTCCTGTTGGAACAACATTGGAACAAGCAAAAGAAATTTTACTTGCAAATAGAATTGAAAAATTGCCTATAACTGATCAAAATGGATATTTAAAAGGATTAATCACAATAAAGGATATAGACAACATAATTCAATATCCAAATGCTTGTAAAGATAATTTAGGAAAATTAAGATGTGGTGCAGCAGTTGGAATTGCTCATGATACAATAGAAAGAGTTAGAGCCTTAGTAAAAGCAGGAGTGGATATTATAACTGTTGATTCTGCTCATGGACATTCACAAGGTGTAATAAATATGATAAAAGAAATTAAAAAGAATTTTCCTGATTTAGATGTAATTGGTGGAAATATAGTTACAGCAGAAGCTGCAAAAGAACTTATTGAAGCAGGTGTGTCAGCAGTAAAAGTTGGAATAGGACCAGGGTCTATTTGTACAACAAGGGTTGTAGCAGGAGTTGGAGTACCTCAACTTACAGCAGTAAATGATGTTTATGAGTATTGTAAAGATAAAAATATTGGTGTAATAGCTGATGGAGGAATAAAATTATCAGGAGATATAGTTAAAGCATTGGCAGCTGGTGGAGATTGTGTAATGCTAGGAGGATTACTAGCAGGAACAAAAGAAGCACCAGGAGAAGAAATAATACTTGAAGGAAGAAGATTTAAAATATATGTGGGTATGGGCTCAATAGCTGCAATGAAAAGAGGTTCAAAAGATAGATATTTCCAAGCAGAAGAAAGAGATAATTCAAAATTAGTTCCAGAAGGAATAGAGGGTCGTATTGCATATAAAGGTTCAGTTAAAGATGTGATATTTCAACTTGCAGGAGGTATAAGAGCAGGAATGGGATATTGTGGAACTAAAACAATAAAAGATTTACAAATCAATGGTAAATTTGTTAAAATAACAGGGGCAGGTTTAATAGAAAGCCACCCACATGATATAACAATTACAAAAGAGGCACCAAATTATTCTAAATAG
- a CDS encoding O-antigen ligase family protein, which yields MFYKDKKEILNFLGEWITYAYIFSAFFNSKLNMKIGYLLLIVSFFYICFNRDIIKFVNKKIYGMFLLILVLGSIWNYISADMIGMSKFLNINTKFFYGLAMFPFLLNVKKNRFNILIFLAVNLLSALYLYNESYVYHLLDDLGRIRAILLIGWIYTLIYTFEKISEDFKKYIFLLSASVLPFIALGKSGSRAGALSLFLVVFLYLIFKVFKEKKSIKFVSIIAVIILLTGLFLPKEYKEKLKTSFQTTENISNEDRIVMWKAGIEIFKENPIFGIGSYKKGIYPHVQKYVEENVKDEQLREEFINRDRFAKLHNMYIDFFVQNGILGLLYLFLIFISIPLEFFKSEKNKESISAFFSMIFYCFYGLTWSLWSSLGISQVLFHTFLIWMLVNLKASCNK from the coding sequence ATGTTTTATAAAGATAAAAAAGAAATACTTAATTTTTTAGGAGAATGGATTACTTATGCTTATATTTTTTCAGCTTTTTTTAATTCCAAACTTAATATGAAAATTGGGTATCTTCTTCTAATAGTATCATTTTTTTATATTTGTTTTAATAGAGATATAATAAAATTCGTAAATAAAAAAATATATGGAATGTTTTTATTAATTTTAGTTTTGGGGTCTATTTGGAATTATATCTCAGCTGATATGATTGGAATGAGTAAATTTCTCAATATAAACACTAAGTTCTTTTATGGACTTGCAATGTTCCCATTTTTATTGAATGTAAAAAAGAATAGATTTAATATATTAATATTTTTAGCAGTTAATTTACTTAGTGCATTGTATTTATATAATGAAAGTTATGTTTATCATTTACTTGATGATTTAGGTAGAATTAGAGCAATCTTATTAATAGGTTGGATATACACATTAATATATACTTTTGAGAAAATTTCAGAAGACTTTAAAAAATACATTTTTTTACTGTCAGCTTCTGTATTACCCTTTATAGCATTAGGAAAAAGTGGAAGTAGAGCGGGAGCTTTGTCATTATTTCTTGTAGTTTTTTTATACCTTATTTTTAAAGTATTTAAAGAGAAGAAAAGTATTAAATTTGTTTCAATAATTGCAGTTATTATACTACTTACAGGATTATTTTTACCTAAAGAATATAAAGAAAAGCTAAAAACTTCATTTCAAACTACTGAAAATATAAGTAATGAAGATAGAATAGTTATGTGGAAAGCTGGAATAGAAATATTTAAAGAAAATCCAATTTTTGGGATAGGAAGTTATAAAAAAGGAATATATCCACATGTACAAAAATATGTTGAAGAAAATGTAAAAGATGAACAATTAAGAGAAGAATTTATTAATAGAGATAGATTTGCAAAACTACATAATATGTATATAGACTTCTTTGTACAAAATGGAATATTAGGATTACTATATTTATTTTTGATATTTATATCAATACCCTTAGAATTTTTTAAATCAGAAAAAAATAAAGAAAGCATTTCAGCCTTCTTTTCTATGATATTTTATTGTTTTTATGGACTTACATGGAGTCTATGGTCTAGTTTAGGAATAAGCCAAGTTTTATTTCATACATTTTTAATTTGGATGTTAGTAAATTTAAAAGCAAGCTGTAATAAATAA
- a CDS encoding lipopolysaccharide core heptose(II) kinase RfaY encodes MAELNLKKYKELNIYYYEKEFLDLALKVIDGNYSTCQILKDTKRNYVSVIEIDGKKYVYKEPRNEFRIPQRQLTTFLKKGEALTTLVNINKLINMGFKEFVKPLVAVNKRHYGFIVSSFFIMEYAKGEDNRKNLDMIVEKMKEIHKLGYYHGDFNPGNFLVENEQIHILDTQGKKMFFGNYRAHYDMITMKYDSYDEMIYPYKKNLFYYLAYSMKKFKRLPLIEKIKYFKKKLRDKGWKI; translated from the coding sequence ATGGCTGAGCTAAATTTAAAAAAATATAAAGAATTAAATATTTACTATTATGAAAAAGAATTTTTAGACTTAGCTTTAAAAGTAATAGATGGTAATTATTCTACATGTCAAATTTTAAAAGATACCAAAAGAAATTATGTATCTGTAATAGAAATAGATGGTAAAAAATATGTATACAAAGAGCCTAGAAATGAATTTAGAATACCTCAAAGACAGCTTACTACTTTTTTAAAAAAAGGTGAAGCTCTTACAACTTTGGTAAATATAAATAAATTAATAAATATGGGTTTTAAAGAATTTGTTAAACCTTTGGTTGCAGTAAATAAAAGACATTATGGATTTATTGTTTCTTCGTTTTTTATAATGGAATATGCAAAGGGTGAAGATAATAGAAAAAATTTAGATATGATAGTGGAAAAGATGAAAGAAATTCATAAATTAGGTTACTATCATGGTGATTTTAACCCAGGGAATTTCTTAGTTGAAAATGAACAAATTCATATTTTAGATACACAAGGAAAAAAAATGTTTTTTGGAAATTATAGAGCCCATTATGATATGATAACAATGAAATATGATTCTTATGATGAGATGATATATCCATATAAAAAGAATTTATTTTATTACTTGGCTTACTCAATGAAAAAATTTAAAAGATTGCCTCTTATTGAAAAAATTAAATATTTTAAGAAGAAATTAAGAGACAAAGGTTGGAAAATTTAG
- a CDS encoding glycosyltransferase family 32 protein has protein sequence MIEKKIHYVWFGNTKPEKVLKCIESWKKNLPDYEIIEWNEKNFNIEEELKSNKFFRECYNRKLWAFVSDYVRVKVLYNYGGIYLDTDMEIIKDITPLLDADMFLGYENEDTMSFGIVGVIPKHKVFKKMYEFYQNEIWKSPLHIVTSILTEILEKEYHGKYRENNINIYPREYFYPFNHDEEFTKDCITGNTYAIHWWGKSWKKNPKVYFLKYKHLPWWKKYPKHVAKLINYYFKKLFNFRKE, from the coding sequence ATGATAGAAAAAAAAATTCATTATGTATGGTTTGGTAATACTAAACCTGAAAAAGTTTTAAAGTGCATAGAAAGTTGGAAAAAAAATTTACCAGATTATGAAATAATAGAGTGGAATGAAAAAAATTTTAACATAGAGGAAGAACTAAAAAGTAATAAATTTTTTAGAGAATGCTATAATAGAAAATTGTGGGCATTTGTTTCTGATTATGTAAGAGTAAAAGTGTTATATAATTATGGTGGAATATACTTAGATACAGATATGGAAATTATAAAAGATATCACACCTCTTTTAGATGCAGATATGTTTCTTGGATATGAAAATGAAGACACTATGAGCTTTGGCATAGTTGGTGTAATACCAAAACATAAGGTTTTTAAAAAGATGTATGAATTTTATCAAAATGAGATATGGAAATCTCCTTTACATATAGTTACAAGTATATTAACAGAAATTTTAGAAAAAGAATATCATGGTAAATATAGAGAAAACAATATAAATATATATCCAAGAGAATATTTTTATCCATTTAATCATGATGAAGAATTTACTAAGGATTGTATTACAGGAAATACTTATGCTATACATTGGTGGGGAAAAAGTTGGAAAAAAAATCCAAAAGTTTATTTTTTGAAATATAAACATCTACCTTGGTGGAAAAAATATCCAAAACATGTGGCTAAGTTAATAAATTATTATTTTAAAAAATTATTTAATTTTAGAAAGGAATAA